Proteins found in one Candidatus Methylomirabilota bacterium genomic segment:
- a CDS encoding flippase-like domain-containing protein: MSVRLLRPLLLAVGLAVVVWLVWDLGPAAVWEAIHRLSWRLGLVVLFPFCVAVVLDTLGWRLLLPTCRVPWGTLAAARLAGEAVNLLTPTASVGGEPLKAYLVRDRLPLDEGLASVVVDKTTMVMGQAAFLAAGLGVALLALEPSRTVTIAMAALLAVEIVGVGGFAMVQIRGGIAGAGRILHRLGVGRAESHQELLHEVDGRLARLYRERRARVLLSALLHTLGWAVGGFEIYVVLTLADIPVSLTTALVLEAVGCAVRFATFMVPGSLGALEGGNVAVFAAFGLPGAAGLSFSLVRRLREATWALIGLGALAAFKSRPEGPAVGGSSPAGGSGGA, encoded by the coding sequence GTGAGCGTCAGGCTGCTGCGGCCGCTGCTCCTTGCGGTCGGTCTCGCGGTCGTCGTGTGGCTCGTCTGGGATCTCGGACCGGCGGCTGTGTGGGAGGCCATCCACAGACTGTCCTGGCGGCTCGGGCTGGTCGTGCTCTTCCCGTTCTGCGTGGCCGTCGTCCTCGACACGCTCGGCTGGCGCCTGCTCCTTCCCACGTGCCGCGTCCCGTGGGGGACGCTCGCCGCGGCGCGCCTCGCGGGGGAAGCGGTTAATCTCCTAACGCCGACGGCCTCGGTCGGCGGTGAGCCGCTCAAGGCCTACCTCGTGCGCGACCGCCTTCCGCTCGACGAGGGGCTTGCCTCCGTGGTCGTGGACAAGACCACCATGGTCATGGGCCAGGCCGCCTTCCTCGCGGCCGGTCTCGGCGTGGCGCTCCTGGCCCTGGAGCCGTCGAGGACCGTGACCATCGCGATGGCGGCTCTGCTCGCGGTCGAGATCGTCGGAGTGGGCGGCTTCGCCATGGTGCAGATCCGTGGAGGCATCGCCGGGGCGGGCCGCATCCTCCACCGGCTGGGTGTGGGACGGGCCGAGAGCCACCAGGAACTGCTTCACGAGGTGGACGGACGGCTCGCGCGCCTGTACCGGGAGCGGCGCGCCCGAGTGCTGCTGTCCGCGCTGCTCCACACGCTCGGCTGGGCCGTCGGCGGCTTCGAGATCTACGTGGTGTTGACGCTGGCAGACATCCCGGTGAGCCTCACAACCGCGCTCGTCCTCGAAGCCGTCGGCTGTGCCGTCAGGTTCGCGACCTTCATGGTTCCGGGCTCGCTCGGCGCGCTCGAGGGCGGCAACGTCGCCGTCTTCGCCGCCTTCGGCCTGCCCGGAGCGGCGGGGCTTTCCTTCTCCCTCGTTCGCCGACTACGCGAGGCGACGTGGGCGCTGATAGGGCTCGGAGCCCTGGCAGCCTTCAAGTCCCGGCCCGAGGGTCCGGCGGTCGGCGGGTCGAGCCCCGCGGGAGGTTCCGGAGGCGCCTGA
- a CDS encoding inositol-3-phosphate synthase, whose product MGSVRVAIVGVGNCASALVQGVHFYKNAPDDGFIPGLMRPRLAGYHVGDIEFSAAFDVDVNKVGRDLSEAIWAKPNNTVRFGEVPHLGVPVQRGMTHDGLGHYLSQVITKAPGPTVDIAGILRETRTDVVVNFLPVGSEMATKWYVEQILDAGCGFVNCIPVFIAREEYWRRRFEEHGLPIVGDDVKSQVGATIIHRVLTKLFMDRGVRMEHTSQLNVGGNTDFLNMLERSRLASKKISKTDAVRSQLAHEMAADDIHIGPSDYVPWLLDRKWAHIRLEGRAFGDQPINVELKLEVWDSPNSAGVVIDAIRSCKIAMDRGLKGALFAPSAYLMKSPPEQWSDEIARTRLERFIDGGV is encoded by the coding sequence GTGGGATCGGTACGCGTCGCCATCGTCGGAGTCGGCAACTGCGCCTCGGCGCTCGTCCAGGGAGTCCACTTCTACAAGAACGCTCCGGACGACGGCTTCATCCCGGGCCTCATGCGGCCCCGGCTCGCCGGGTACCACGTCGGCGACATCGAGTTCTCCGCGGCGTTCGACGTGGATGTCAACAAGGTCGGCCGTGATCTCTCCGAGGCCATCTGGGCCAAGCCCAACAACACGGTGCGCTTCGGCGAGGTGCCGCATCTCGGGGTGCCCGTCCAGCGCGGGATGACGCATGACGGCCTGGGCCACTACCTGTCCCAGGTCATCACGAAGGCGCCCGGCCCCACGGTCGACATCGCCGGCATCCTCCGCGAGACGCGCACGGACGTGGTGGTCAACTTCCTGCCCGTCGGCAGCGAGATGGCGACCAAGTGGTACGTCGAGCAGATCCTCGACGCCGGCTGCGGCTTCGTCAACTGCATTCCGGTCTTCATCGCGCGCGAAGAGTACTGGCGTCGCCGCTTCGAGGAGCACGGCCTGCCGATCGTGGGCGACGACGTCAAGTCGCAGGTGGGCGCGACCATCATCCACCGGGTGCTGACCAAGCTCTTCATGGACCGCGGCGTGCGGATGGAGCACACGAGCCAGCTCAATGTGGGCGGCAACACCGACTTCCTGAACATGCTCGAGCGCTCGCGCCTGGCCTCCAAGAAGATCTCCAAGACGGACGCGGTCCGCTCGCAGCTCGCGCACGAGATGGCGGCCGACGACATCCACATCGGCCCGAGCGACTACGTGCCGTGGCTGCTCGACCGCAAGTGGGCACACATCCGGCTCGAGGGTCGCGCCTTCGGCGACCAGCCCATCAACGTCGAGCTCAAGCTCGAGGTGTGGGACTCGCCGAACTCAGCCGGGGTCGTCATCGACGCGATCCGCTCCTGCAAGATCGCCATGGACCGCGGCCTCAAGGGTGCGCTCTTCGCCCCGTCGGCCTACCTGATGAAGTCCCCGCCCGAGCAGTGGTCGGATGAGATCGCCCGCACGCGGCTCGAGCGCTTCATCGACGGCGGCGTCTAG
- a CDS encoding MMPL family transporter, with protein MIAISRTGRLLRRLVRLSCRRPLVTTLLSLILAVAGVTYTLHALSFKTSGRDLLPKKAGYIVRYNQYAREFGELEDIVIVIEARTFEAAKDYAARLVQELRASPLKFPRVAYRVDPKRFEGRHLLYLPEKQLKEIRDRIFDHQEFMESFAGDPSLARLIEGANAAMASAFVSNLFDLGIGQGSGEDTRFLRLVLDQIAGRLEHPTPYRSPWGTLFSLSERPADAGYFLSDDKSLLFVLVETPQSEKGSFMSDRRAIEIIRRVIADLKPAFPTVQAGVTGGPTLSNDEMTAAFHDSSVATVLAFGLTLLVMLLAFWRVGKPLLMLAVLAVTLAWSMGIITLTVGHLTIFSVMFISIVIGIGIDYGIYFLFRYEEEIFLGRNLKEALELTAARAGPGMLIGALTAGGTFYVLMLTDFRGIQELGFIAGTAILMAWLGMMTLFPALLVVVDRRHGDRPRNQAPRAHALERINVPVLDRLTRYPKAVLTIAGVATAASLGALPYVGFDYNLLNLQPKRTESVIWEKRILANTGRSGFNGLASATTLEELRRKQEAFENLSSVSEVDSVLRVIPDNQKEKIAIVRTFAPIVAPVRVGRSSPVDLDRLTRALGELTRRLDIFAAEAGDKLPDDLKQLRTRTMALITALQSTSREVSEPALTHLQSQLYGDFVTNFFDLQRNLNPRQIGLADVPDELRRKFIGKRGDFLLQIHPKLDIWEREGARQFVRELRSVDPDVTGAPIITYEAIGYMERAYFQGTAYAFILVGLLSALMIRRGKETLLALLPLVLALLWTIGLMRVFHLQFTMANVWGLPLIVGASAEFGLNVIVRYFEGRDHGGPLIARSTIMAVALNGVTTMVGFGSLMIARHQGIFGLGLLLTIGAFCALLASLVVLPVILRLIARPAAHAAPTVARSSAA; from the coding sequence ATGATCGCCATCTCGAGAACGGGACGTCTGCTGCGCCGCCTGGTCCGGCTCTCCTGCCGGCGGCCGCTCGTTACGACGCTTCTCTCGCTCATCCTGGCCGTCGCCGGCGTCACCTACACGCTCCACGCGCTCAGCTTCAAGACCTCCGGCCGAGATCTCCTGCCCAAGAAAGCCGGCTACATCGTGCGCTACAACCAGTACGCGCGGGAGTTCGGCGAGCTCGAGGACATCGTCATCGTCATCGAGGCGCGCACCTTCGAGGCAGCCAAGGACTACGCCGCGCGCCTCGTTCAGGAGCTTCGCGCCTCGCCGCTCAAGTTTCCGCGGGTGGCGTACCGCGTGGATCCGAAGCGCTTCGAAGGCCGTCATCTCCTCTATCTCCCGGAGAAGCAGCTCAAGGAGATCCGCGACAGGATCTTCGACCACCAGGAGTTCATGGAGAGCTTCGCCGGCGACCCAAGCCTGGCGCGGCTGATCGAGGGCGCCAACGCGGCAATGGCCTCGGCTTTCGTCTCGAACCTGTTCGACCTCGGGATCGGCCAGGGCAGCGGGGAGGACACGCGCTTCCTGCGCCTGGTGCTGGACCAGATCGCCGGGCGTCTCGAGCACCCGACGCCCTACCGCTCGCCGTGGGGCACGCTCTTCTCCTTGAGCGAGCGCCCCGCCGACGCTGGCTATTTCCTCTCGGACGACAAGAGCCTGCTCTTCGTGCTCGTGGAGACGCCGCAGAGCGAGAAGGGCAGCTTCATGAGCGACCGTCGGGCCATCGAGATCATCCGCCGCGTCATCGCGGACCTCAAGCCGGCCTTCCCCACCGTGCAGGCTGGAGTGACCGGCGGCCCGACCCTGTCCAACGACGAGATGACGGCGGCCTTCCACGACAGCAGCGTCGCGACCGTGCTCGCCTTCGGGCTGACGCTCCTCGTGATGCTGCTGGCCTTCTGGCGGGTGGGCAAGCCCCTCCTGATGCTGGCCGTGCTGGCGGTGACGCTCGCCTGGTCCATGGGGATCATCACGCTGACGGTCGGACACCTGACTATCTTCTCGGTCATGTTCATCTCCATCGTCATCGGCATCGGCATCGACTACGGCATCTACTTCCTGTTCCGCTACGAGGAGGAGATCTTCCTCGGGCGCAACCTCAAGGAGGCGCTCGAGCTGACCGCCGCACGGGCGGGGCCCGGCATGCTCATCGGCGCGCTGACGGCCGGTGGCACCTTCTACGTCCTCATGCTGACCGATTTCCGCGGCATCCAGGAGCTGGGCTTCATCGCCGGCACCGCCATCCTGATGGCGTGGCTCGGCATGATGACGCTGTTCCCCGCGCTGCTTGTCGTGGTCGACCGCCGCCACGGCGACCGGCCCCGCAACCAGGCGCCGCGGGCGCACGCGCTCGAGCGCATCAACGTTCCTGTGCTCGACCGCCTGACGCGCTACCCCAAGGCGGTGCTCACGATCGCCGGGGTCGCGACGGCAGCCTCGCTCGGGGCCCTTCCGTACGTAGGCTTCGACTACAACCTGCTGAACCTCCAGCCCAAGCGTACGGAGTCGGTGATCTGGGAGAAGCGCATCCTCGCCAACACCGGGCGCTCGGGCTTCAACGGCCTGGCCTCGGCCACGACTCTCGAGGAGCTCCGCCGGAAGCAGGAGGCCTTCGAGAACCTCTCGTCGGTGTCCGAGGTGGACTCGGTTCTCCGCGTCATCCCCGATAACCAGAAGGAGAAGATCGCGATCGTGCGGACCTTCGCGCCTATCGTCGCGCCGGTGCGCGTCGGCCGCTCGAGCCCGGTTGATCTCGACCGGCTGACGCGGGCGCTCGGTGAGCTCACGCGACGGCTGGACATCTTCGCCGCGGAGGCGGGGGACAAGCTGCCGGATGACCTCAAGCAGCTGCGGACCCGGACGATGGCCCTGATCACGGCGCTCCAGTCGACCAGCCGCGAGGTCTCGGAGCCCGCGCTGACCCACCTGCAGTCCCAGCTCTACGGCGACTTCGTCACCAACTTCTTCGATCTGCAGCGCAACCTGAACCCTCGACAGATCGGTCTCGCGGACGTGCCCGACGAGCTCCGGCGCAAGTTCATCGGCAAGCGCGGCGACTTCCTGCTGCAGATCCACCCCAAGCTGGACATCTGGGAGCGCGAGGGTGCGCGGCAGTTCGTGCGCGAGCTCAGATCGGTGGACCCGGACGTGACGGGGGCGCCCATCATCACCTACGAGGCCATCGGCTACATGGAGCGGGCGTACTTCCAGGGCACCGCGTACGCGTTCATCCTCGTGGGGCTGCTCTCCGCGCTGATGATCCGCCGGGGGAAGGAAACCCTGCTGGCGCTCCTCCCGCTGGTGCTGGCGCTCCTCTGGACGATCGGCCTGATGCGCGTCTTCCACCTGCAGTTCACCATGGCCAATGTGTGGGGCCTGCCGCTCATCGTCGGCGCGTCAGCCGAGTTCGGGCTCAACGTGATCGTCCGCTACTTCGAGGGGCGCGACCACGGCGGCCCGCTAATCGCGCGCAGCACGATCATGGCGGTGGCGCTCAACGGCGTGACCACGATGGTCGGCTTCGGCAGCCTGATGATCGCCCGGCATCAGGGCATCTTCGGGCTGGGTCTCCTGCTGACGATCGGAGCCTTCTGTGCCCTGCTCGCCTCGCTGGTGGTCCTGCCGGTCATCCTTCGATTGATCGCCCGGCCCGCCGCGCACGCGGCGCCAACAGTCGCCCGCTCCTCGGCCGCTTAG
- a CDS encoding molybdopterin oxidoreductase family protein, with protein sequence MHEILQSVCPHDCPSQCALVVTVDDGLVTDVGGDPAHPFTRGVVCGKVHDYAERVYAPTRVLTPLRRVGAKGEGRFEPIGWEAAIDLIARRWRGVISEWGGEAILPFSYGGTLGLLQYWAGHPLFHALGAAQLDRTICVTTAYAGWTATLGTVAGSDAEQMVGSDLVILWGINASYTHINLMSLVKRARKRGAFIVCIDPYRTQTAKTADLYLQPRPGTDGALALGMMHVLIEEGLVDHEYIHRATLGYGPLAQHVKQYAPERVAAITGLTPEAVVSFARRYGASPASFLRVGIGLSRHENGGGTCRAIACLPALTGAYAHPSGGALLSSTRTFGLDLAALERRDLMPALEPRTINMIHLGQALTDPCMSPPVKALYVYNSNPASVVPNQELVLRGLAREDLFTVVHEQHLTDTTDYADIVLPATTSMEHVDLYKSFGHLYVQLAEPVIEPAGESRSNWRVVRLLARAMGLTDPHFSKDEPALIREVLASGDLSVAGITYERLKAERSVRLSVGRPYLPFAVGAPTPSGKVEFVSESMARAGLPLLPTYVPLVEGPENEAVARRYPLQCIVPPNRFFLNSSFSQSDKLRRRQRGASVFLHPEDARPRGIADGDAVMVRSARGEARFTATLTDDTRPGLAVIEGIWWSKHQAGGRGVNVITDDRLADMGGGPALHSNLVQVARL encoded by the coding sequence ATGCATGAGATTCTGCAGTCTGTTTGCCCCCACGATTGCCCGTCCCAGTGCGCGCTCGTCGTCACCGTGGACGACGGCCTCGTCACCGACGTCGGCGGCGACCCGGCGCACCCCTTCACGCGCGGCGTGGTCTGCGGCAAAGTTCACGACTACGCCGAGCGCGTCTATGCCCCGACGCGGGTGCTGACGCCGCTCAGGCGCGTCGGGGCCAAGGGCGAGGGGCGTTTCGAGCCCATCGGCTGGGAGGCCGCGATCGACCTGATCGCGCGCCGGTGGCGGGGCGTGATCTCGGAGTGGGGCGGGGAAGCCATCCTGCCGTTTTCCTACGGCGGCACGCTGGGGCTCCTCCAGTACTGGGCCGGGCACCCGCTCTTCCACGCGCTGGGCGCCGCGCAGCTCGACCGCACGATCTGCGTCACGACCGCGTACGCCGGATGGACGGCCACGCTCGGCACGGTCGCCGGCAGCGACGCTGAGCAGATGGTCGGTTCCGACTTGGTTATCCTGTGGGGTATCAACGCGAGCTACACGCACATCAACCTCATGTCGCTCGTGAAGCGGGCGCGGAAGCGCGGCGCCTTCATCGTGTGCATCGATCCCTACCGGACGCAGACCGCGAAGACGGCGGACCTCTATCTCCAGCCTCGGCCGGGCACGGACGGCGCGCTGGCGCTGGGGATGATGCACGTGCTCATCGAAGAGGGCTTGGTGGACCACGAGTATATCCACCGGGCCACGCTCGGCTACGGGCCGCTCGCGCAGCACGTCAAGCAGTACGCCCCGGAGCGCGTCGCCGCCATCACGGGGCTCACGCCGGAGGCGGTCGTGAGCTTTGCGCGCCGCTACGGGGCGTCGCCGGCGTCGTTCCTGCGCGTGGGGATCGGGCTCTCTCGCCATGAGAACGGCGGCGGCACCTGCCGCGCGATCGCGTGCCTGCCGGCGCTCACGGGCGCGTATGCGCATCCCTCGGGCGGGGCGCTCCTGTCCTCCACGCGCACCTTCGGGCTCGATCTGGCCGCCCTCGAGCGGCGCGACCTCATGCCCGCGCTAGAGCCCCGGACGATCAACATGATCCATTTGGGGCAGGCGCTGACCGACCCCTGCATGAGCCCGCCCGTCAAGGCGCTCTACGTCTACAACTCGAACCCCGCTTCGGTCGTGCCGAACCAGGAGCTGGTGCTGCGCGGCCTCGCCCGCGAGGACCTCTTCACGGTGGTCCACGAGCAGCACCTGACCGACACGACGGACTACGCGGACATCGTGCTCCCCGCCACGACGTCGATGGAGCACGTGGACCTGTACAAGTCCTTCGGTCACCTCTACGTTCAGCTGGCCGAGCCGGTCATCGAGCCGGCCGGGGAGTCGCGCTCCAACTGGCGCGTGGTCCGGCTGCTGGCGCGTGCGATGGGGCTGACCGACCCGCACTTCTCCAAGGACGAGCCCGCGCTCATCCGGGAGGTGCTGGCGTCCGGCGACCTGTCGGTCGCGGGCATCACGTACGAGCGGTTGAAGGCGGAGCGGTCGGTGCGCTTGAGCGTCGGCCGGCCGTACCTGCCGTTCGCCGTCGGCGCGCCGACGCCCTCGGGCAAGGTCGAGTTCGTCTCCGAGTCGATGGCCCGAGCGGGCCTGCCGTTGCTGCCGACGTACGTGCCGCTCGTCGAGGGACCGGAGAACGAGGCCGTGGCGCGGCGCTACCCGCTCCAGTGCATCGTGCCGCCCAACCGCTTCTTCCTGAACTCGTCCTTCAGCCAGTCGGACAAGCTGAGGCGCCGCCAGCGGGGCGCCTCGGTGTTCCTCCATCCCGAGGATGCCCGCCCGCGCGGAATCGCGGACGGAGACGCCGTGATGGTGCGGAGCGCCCGAGGTGAGGCGCGGTTCACCGCGACGCTCACGGACGACACCCGCCCCGGCCTCGCCGTCATCGAGGGCATCTGGTGGTCCAAGCACCAGGCGGGCGGTCGCGGCGTCAACGTGATCACCGACGACCGGCTCGCGGACATGGGCGGGGGGCCGGCGCTGCACTCGAACCTGGTCCAGGTCGCCAGGCTGTAG
- a CDS encoding MFS transporter: MLARLKALHPFQTPDVKRLAVLFGIVYFAQGMWYLPNQTITISLKDGGLSAGQVAGFFAITTVPWLIKPVYGLLSDFVPLFGYHRKSYLLLTSATAAAAGLLLGLTGDHAYWRMAAFLTLMALGLAFTDVLVDALMVENGKPMGLTGAFQSVQWGAITTASILVGELGGYLAENRRLHAAFFLAACFPLVSLLMSAFFVREAPARADREAFATTWGAIRDALREREVWVVGGFIFFWTFSPSFGPAMLYYQTDHLHFSQQFIGHLAAIAAVAGVAGAFIYAPLSRRVPLTRLINFSIGAAVIGTLAYLVYRGHVSAIIIDVVFGCVGMITQLAFLDLAAKSCPRRVEATFFALLMSVYNGGSQISQNIGGRLYDSFGFTPLVLVSTAFTAAAWLLVPLVRIDRIEAKAKQAELPAL, translated from the coding sequence ATGCTCGCCCGGCTCAAGGCGCTGCACCCGTTCCAGACGCCGGACGTCAAGCGCCTGGCCGTGCTCTTCGGCATCGTCTACTTCGCCCAAGGCATGTGGTACCTGCCGAACCAGACCATCACGATCTCGCTGAAGGACGGAGGCCTGTCGGCAGGACAGGTCGCCGGCTTTTTCGCCATCACCACGGTGCCGTGGCTGATCAAGCCCGTCTACGGTCTCCTGTCCGACTTCGTACCGCTCTTCGGCTACCACCGGAAAAGCTACCTCTTGCTCACATCGGCGACGGCGGCCGCGGCCGGGCTGCTCCTCGGCCTGACGGGAGATCACGCGTACTGGCGGATGGCGGCCTTCCTCACGCTGATGGCGCTGGGGCTCGCCTTCACCGACGTGCTGGTGGACGCGCTGATGGTAGAGAACGGCAAGCCCATGGGTTTGACGGGCGCCTTCCAATCCGTCCAGTGGGGCGCCATCACGACGGCGTCCATCCTCGTGGGCGAGCTCGGCGGGTACCTCGCCGAGAACCGGCGCCTGCACGCCGCCTTCTTCCTCGCCGCCTGCTTTCCGCTGGTCTCGCTCCTGATGTCCGCCTTCTTCGTCCGCGAAGCCCCCGCGCGGGCGGACCGCGAGGCCTTCGCGACCACCTGGGGCGCCATCCGGGACGCCTTGCGCGAGCGAGAGGTCTGGGTGGTCGGAGGCTTCATTTTCTTCTGGACCTTCAGCCCGTCCTTCGGGCCGGCGATGCTCTACTATCAGACCGACCACCTGCACTTCTCTCAGCAGTTCATCGGCCACCTGGCGGCGATCGCGGCGGTGGCGGGCGTCGCCGGAGCCTTCATCTACGCGCCGCTGTCACGCCGGGTGCCGCTCACACGGCTCATCAACTTCTCCATCGGCGCCGCCGTCATTGGCACGTTGGCGTACCTCGTCTACCGGGGCCACGTCTCGGCCATCATCATCGACGTCGTCTTCGGCTGCGTCGGCATGATCACCCAGCTCGCCTTCCTCGACCTGGCGGCCAAGTCGTGCCCGCGCCGCGTCGAGGCGACCTTCTTCGCGCTCCTGATGTCCGTCTACAACGGCGGCAGCCAGATCTCGCAGAACATCGGGGGCCGGCTCTACGATTCCTTCGGCTTCACCCCGCTCGTCCTGGTCTCGACGGCGTTCACCGCGGCGGCCTGGCTGCTGGTCCCGCTCGTCAGGATCGACCGCATCGAGGCCAAGGCGAAGCAGGCCGAGCTGCCTGCCCTCTGA
- a CDS encoding flippase-like domain-containing protein, whose product MRLVRLGLLVCGAALFLWLLATIGPGAVVQAFADLSWRLLIILVFPFGLTTLLDTLGWRYAFRRDTVPFRALLASRLAGEAFNLTTPTASMGGEAVKAWLVRPWAPLTEGLPSVIVAKTTITIGQALFVVVGLVAAHAALQSDSLVVRGMEWLLVVQVVAVGGFVAVQAGGALRGSTRWLKKLGWLSGSRLESVTQVNDELAHFYRREPKRLALSILFHFLAWLIGALEPWLILRWIGLPVSLAEATAIEAFSSGIRFAAFLVPGYLGALEAGHVAIFAALGLGAPAGLSFTLIRRVREAAWTGLGFLALAPLRAQAPPASEKP is encoded by the coding sequence ATGCGGCTGGTTCGCCTGGGCCTGCTCGTCTGCGGCGCCGCGCTCTTCCTGTGGCTGCTCGCCACCATCGGCCCCGGCGCCGTCGTCCAAGCCTTCGCGGATCTGTCGTGGCGGCTCCTGATCATCCTCGTCTTCCCCTTCGGGCTCACCACGCTCCTCGACACGCTCGGGTGGCGCTACGCGTTTCGCCGCGACACGGTGCCGTTCAGGGCGCTGCTGGCCTCTCGCCTCGCGGGCGAGGCCTTCAACCTCACGACACCCACGGCCTCGATGGGCGGCGAGGCCGTCAAGGCCTGGCTCGTGAGACCGTGGGCGCCGCTCACCGAGGGCCTGCCGTCCGTGATCGTCGCCAAGACGACGATCACCATCGGGCAGGCGCTCTTCGTCGTGGTCGGGCTCGTCGCGGCCCACGCGGCCCTGCAGTCCGACTCCCTCGTCGTCCGCGGCATGGAGTGGCTGCTCGTGGTCCAGGTGGTGGCCGTAGGCGGCTTCGTGGCCGTCCAGGCCGGCGGAGCCCTCCGCGGCAGCACGCGGTGGCTCAAGAAGCTCGGGTGGCTCTCGGGCAGTCGCCTCGAATCGGTCACCCAGGTCAACGACGAGCTGGCCCACTTCTACCGCCGCGAGCCCAAGCGACTGGCGCTGTCGATCCTCTTCCACTTCCTGGCGTGGCTCATCGGCGCGCTCGAGCCCTGGCTCATCCTGCGCTGGATCGGGCTGCCGGTCTCGCTCGCCGAGGCCACCGCCATCGAGGCCTTCAGCAGCGGCATCCGCTTCGCGGCCTTCCTCGTGCCGGGCTACCTCGGCGCCCTCGAGGCGGGACACGTGGCGATCTTCGCCGCGCTCGGGCTGGGCGCGCCCGCGGGGCTGTCCTTCACGCTGATCCGCCGCGTGCGCGAAGCCGCGTGGACCGGACTCGGCTTCCTCGCCCTCGCGCCGCTCCGCGCTCAAGCTCCTCCCGCTTCCGAAAAGCCCTAG